The following coding sequences lie in one Palaeococcus ferrophilus DSM 13482 genomic window:
- the engB gene encoding GTP-binding protein EngB: MIIFAGRSNVGKSTLIFRLTGKDVKRGKRPGVTRKPVEINWRGRKVVDLPGFGFMSGVPKAKQERIKTEIVRFIEENAKDIELAVLVVDGKSAIEIIERWEKRGEIPIDVEFFQFLRELGIPTIVAVNKLDKVRNVGATINRLIEKFGLSGTWEDYRDTFIPVSAKFGTNFEELRRRIIESTEGP, encoded by the coding sequence ATGATAATATTCGCGGGACGTTCCAACGTTGGTAAGAGCACTCTCATATTCCGCCTCACGGGAAAAGACGTCAAGAGGGGGAAGAGGCCCGGTGTGACTAGGAAGCCCGTGGAGATAAACTGGCGCGGGAGAAAGGTGGTGGACCTGCCGGGCTTCGGCTTCATGAGCGGGGTTCCAAAGGCGAAGCAGGAGCGCATAAAGACGGAGATAGTGCGCTTCATAGAGGAGAACGCTAAGGACATAGAGCTGGCCGTCCTCGTGGTGGATGGGAAAAGCGCCATCGAGATAATAGAGCGCTGGGAAAAGAGGGGGGAGATTCCGATAGACGTTGAGTTCTTCCAGTTCCTCAGGGAGCTCGGGATTCCCACTATAGTGGCCGTCAACAAGCTCGACAAGGTGAGGAACGTTGGAGCCACGATAAACCGCCTGATCGAGAAGTTCGGGCTTAGCGGCACGTGGGAAGATTACCGGGATACATTCATCCCCGTCTCGGCAAAATTCGGAACCAACTTCGAGGAGCTCAGAAGGAGAATAATAGAGAGCACGGAGGGGCCCTAA
- a CDS encoding tungsten cofactor oxidoreductase radical SAM maturase, with product MEKEYTFSLWDGKVIVRPKLDMKYLYIETTSRCNLKCEMCFKQYWEDEEGDMDWELFLKILDDAEEFPELKMVYFGGIGEPTVHPRFMDMVREVKRRGFALGMSSNGTLMTDEMLREFARLGVELIYFSMDTVPTAQNAITLGHLAAAATADRIKRLVRYREEYGTHRPSIGVEVVVTKENYRQLPDMARFLLDLGVDSMLVSNLLPLTPEQTDDIIYDGNVDMVPLLDELYKVAHNGLYIKLPYFELKTERSCDFDENNVAVVRWDGEVAPCYRFLHTYKEYIFGREKRVNAYSFGNVREKSLAEIWTSEKYTWFRFTMKNYMYPSCTDCPLVDACDFVKTSDIDCWGNEPSCADCLWARKIVQCPIPQHNFGKFY from the coding sequence GTGGAAAAGGAGTACACTTTCTCCCTGTGGGATGGGAAGGTCATAGTTAGGCCGAAGCTCGACATGAAGTACCTCTACATCGAGACCACCAGCCGCTGCAACCTCAAGTGCGAGATGTGCTTCAAGCAGTACTGGGAAGATGAAGAGGGCGACATGGACTGGGAACTCTTCCTCAAAATACTCGACGATGCCGAGGAGTTCCCGGAGCTCAAGATGGTCTACTTCGGCGGCATTGGGGAACCAACCGTTCACCCGCGCTTCATGGACATGGTGAGAGAAGTCAAGAGGCGCGGCTTCGCCCTCGGCATGAGCAGCAACGGAACCCTGATGACGGATGAGATGCTGCGGGAGTTCGCGAGACTCGGCGTTGAGCTTATCTACTTCTCCATGGACACGGTTCCAACCGCTCAAAACGCCATAACCCTCGGCCATCTGGCCGCTGCAGCCACGGCCGACAGGATAAAGAGGCTCGTGAGGTATCGCGAGGAGTACGGAACGCACAGGCCCAGTATAGGGGTTGAGGTCGTTGTTACGAAAGAGAACTACCGCCAGCTCCCCGACATGGCGAGGTTTCTCCTCGACCTCGGCGTTGACTCCATGCTCGTCTCGAACCTCCTTCCGCTCACACCGGAACAGACCGATGACATAATCTACGATGGGAACGTTGACATGGTCCCACTCCTCGACGAGCTCTACAAGGTTGCCCACAACGGGCTCTACATAAAGCTCCCCTACTTCGAGCTGAAGACGGAGCGTTCCTGCGACTTCGACGAGAACAATGTTGCCGTTGTGCGCTGGGACGGGGAGGTTGCCCCATGTTACCGCTTCCTCCACACCTACAAGGAGTACATCTTCGGCAGGGAGAAGAGGGTCAACGCCTACTCCTTCGGCAACGTGAGGGAGAAGAGTTTAGCCGAGATATGGACGAGCGAGAAGTACACGTGGTTCCGCTTCACCATGAAGAACTACATGTACCCGTCATGTACCGACTGTCCGCTGGTTGATGCATGCGACTTCGTCAAGACGAGCGACATAGACTGCTGGGGCAACGAGCCGAGCTGCGCCGACTGCCTGTGGGCGAGAAAGATAGTCCAGTGCCCCATTCCCCAGCACAACTTTGGGAAGTTCTATTAA
- a CDS encoding ubiquitin-like small modifier protein 1, with protein sequence MTTVKLFATLIELTGRRRLEVEGIETVGELLDELERMFPGFKRELEKGFMILVNGKNIEHLNGLDTPLKEDDTVSIFPPAGGG encoded by the coding sequence ATGACAACCGTAAAGCTGTTCGCGACGCTGATAGAGCTCACGGGCAGGAGGAGGCTCGAAGTGGAGGGCATCGAAACCGTGGGTGAGCTGCTGGACGAGCTCGAAAGGATGTTCCCTGGCTTCAAGAGGGAGCTTGAGAAGGGATTCATGATACTCGTCAACGGAAAGAACATAGAACACCTCAACGGCCTCGATACACCCTTGAAGGAAGACGATACCGTTAGCATCTTCCCGCCGGCTGGGGGCGGTTGA
- the aor gene encoding aldehyde ferredoxin oxidoreductase, translating into MYGNWGKFLRVNLSTGEVKVEEYDEELAKKWLGSRGLAIYFLLKEMDPKVDPLGPENKLIITPGPLSGTSAPTGGRYNVVTKSPATGFITMANSGGYFGAELKFAGWDGIIVEGKAEKPVYIYIKDEHVEIRDASHLWGKIVSETEEALRKEIGSKKLRIALIGPAGENLVKFAAVMNDGHRAAGRAGVGAVMGSKNLKAIAVEGSKSVPIADKQKFMLTVREKINKLKNDPVAGGGLPKYGTAVLVNIINENGLYPTRNFQTGVFEHAYEQSGEAMAAKYLIRNQPCYACPIGCGRVNKLPTVGVTEGPEYESTWALGANLGINDLASIIEANHQCDEFGLDTISTGGTLATAMELYEKGHLTDEELGDAPPFRWGNTEVLHYYIEKIAYRKDFGDKLAEGGYRLAESYGHPEYSMSVKKLELPAYDPRGAEGHGLGYATNNRGGCHIKNYMISPEILGYPYKMDPHDISDEKVKMLIVFQDLSAVIDAAGLCLFTTFGLGADDYRDMLNAALGWDFSTEDYLKIGERIWNAERIFNLKAGLVPERDDNLPKRFLEEPMPEGPNKGHVVRLKEMLPRYYSLRGWTEDGKVPKEKAEELGIAELM; encoded by the coding sequence ATGTATGGCAACTGGGGAAAGTTTCTACGCGTAAACCTCTCCACGGGAGAGGTGAAGGTTGAAGAGTACGATGAGGAGCTGGCCAAGAAGTGGCTCGGAAGCAGGGGGCTGGCGATATACTTCCTCCTCAAGGAGATGGACCCGAAGGTGGACCCCCTGGGCCCGGAGAACAAGTTGATCATTACCCCGGGCCCACTCAGCGGAACGAGCGCGCCAACCGGCGGTAGGTACAACGTCGTGACCAAGAGCCCCGCCACGGGCTTCATAACCATGGCAAACTCGGGCGGCTACTTTGGAGCAGAGCTCAAGTTCGCGGGCTGGGACGGCATAATCGTGGAAGGAAAGGCCGAAAAGCCCGTCTACATCTACATAAAGGACGAGCACGTCGAGATCAGGGATGCCTCCCACCTCTGGGGCAAGATCGTTAGCGAGACCGAGGAAGCGCTGAGGAAGGAAATAGGGAGCAAGAAGCTCAGGATCGCCCTAATCGGTCCAGCGGGTGAGAACCTCGTTAAGTTTGCGGCCGTTATGAACGACGGCCACCGCGCGGCCGGAAGGGCTGGAGTCGGTGCCGTCATGGGGAGCAAGAACCTCAAGGCCATAGCGGTTGAGGGAAGCAAGAGCGTTCCCATAGCGGACAAGCAGAAGTTCATGCTCACGGTTAGGGAGAAGATAAACAAGCTCAAGAACGACCCCGTTGCTGGAGGCGGCCTTCCCAAGTACGGTACCGCCGTCCTCGTCAACATCATCAACGAGAACGGCCTCTATCCTACGAGGAACTTCCAGACGGGAGTTTTCGAGCACGCCTACGAGCAGAGCGGCGAGGCGATGGCGGCGAAGTACCTCATAAGGAACCAGCCGTGCTACGCGTGCCCGATAGGCTGTGGTAGGGTCAACAAGCTCCCGACCGTTGGAGTGACGGAGGGGCCCGAATATGAAAGCACGTGGGCCCTTGGAGCGAACCTCGGCATAAACGACCTCGCGAGCATAATAGAGGCCAACCACCAGTGCGACGAGTTTGGTCTCGATACCATCTCAACGGGTGGAACGCTCGCCACAGCTATGGAGCTCTACGAGAAGGGCCACCTCACCGATGAGGAGCTCGGAGACGCTCCGCCCTTCAGGTGGGGCAACACGGAGGTTCTCCACTACTACATCGAGAAGATAGCCTACAGGAAGGACTTTGGTGACAAGCTGGCCGAGGGAGGGTACCGTCTTGCGGAGAGCTACGGCCACCCGGAGTACTCCATGAGCGTCAAGAAGCTTGAACTCCCGGCCTACGACCCGAGAGGAGCTGAAGGACACGGTTTAGGATATGCCACCAACAACCGCGGTGGATGCCACATCAAGAACTACATGATAAGCCCCGAGATTCTAGGTTATCCCTACAAGATGGACCCGCACGACATAAGCGACGAGAAGGTGAAGATGCTCATAGTCTTCCAGGACCTGAGTGCGGTAATTGACGCCGCTGGACTATGCCTCTTCACGACCTTCGGCCTTGGAGCGGACGACTACCGCGACATGCTCAACGCGGCCCTAGGCTGGGACTTTTCAACCGAGGACTACCTCAAGATCGGCGAGAGGATATGGAACGCGGAGAGGATATTCAACCTCAAAGCCGGCCTCGTTCCGGAGAGGGACGACAACCTGCCCAAGCGCTTCCTTGAGGAGCCGATGCCAGAGGGACCGAACAAGGGACACGTTGTAAGGCTCAAGGAGATGCTGCCGCGCTACTACTCCCTCCGCGGCTGGACGGAGGACGGAAAGGTTCCAAAGGAGAAGGCAGAAGAGCTCGGCATAGCAGAGCTCATGTGA
- the upp gene encoding uracil phosphoribosyltransferase, whose amino-acid sequence MIEDKRWKDVYSFEDSPFIMEILTELRDKETDSIAFRKGLVKLGRYMGYELTKLMDVERIKVETPLETTEGIVVKDRRNVVIITVLRAAIPLMEGLIKVFEHARVGIVSASRGKAPKFEIEMNYIKIPQIKPEDTVIVADPMIATGSTLVKVLREVSKYGKPKRLIVLGVLAAPEGIERLKGEFPELNVIVTKIDRQLNDHGYILPGLGDAGDRAFGAPIKIPTLPQMHEIE is encoded by the coding sequence ATGATTGAGGACAAAAGGTGGAAGGACGTTTATTCATTTGAGGACTCCCCGTTTATCATGGAGATACTCACGGAGCTCAGGGACAAGGAAACGGACAGCATAGCCTTCAGGAAGGGGCTCGTGAAGCTCGGGAGGTACATGGGCTACGAGCTCACGAAGCTCATGGACGTGGAGAGGATCAAGGTCGAGACCCCCCTCGAAACGACGGAGGGCATCGTCGTGAAGGACAGGAGGAACGTTGTCATAATCACCGTCCTTCGCGCGGCGATTCCGCTCATGGAGGGGTTAATAAAGGTCTTCGAGCACGCGAGGGTTGGTATAGTCTCGGCCTCCCGCGGAAAGGCCCCCAAGTTCGAGATAGAGATGAACTACATAAAGATACCCCAGATAAAACCGGAGGATACCGTGATAGTGGCCGACCCCATGATAGCCACGGGTTCAACCCTCGTAAAGGTTCTCAGGGAGGTCTCGAAGTACGGAAAGCCAAAGAGGCTTATCGTCCTCGGCGTTTTAGCTGCCCCCGAGGGGATAGAGCGCCTTAAGGGGGAGTTCCCGGAGCTGAACGTTATAGTAACCAAGATAGACAGGCAGCTCAACGACCACGGCTACATCCTACCCGGCCTCGGGGATGCCGGCGACAGGGCGTTTGGAGCGCCGATAAAGATTCCGACCCTTCCCCAGATGCACGAGATCGAGTGA
- a CDS encoding uracil-xanthine permease family protein has translation MGNGMKVGIDDKIEPKKAIAFGLQHVLAMFGATVTVPLVVGSAVGLSRSEIAALIQAVLLAMGIATLLQTTVGSRYPIVQGSSFAFIPGLISIGSSVGMAAAEGALIVGGLVEAFTGAFGIIGKVRKLFSPLVTGVTITLIGFSLADVAVKYFFNFYADPGGASIPKATVVALITFATTVYTALHGRGALKAMPVIIGATVGYISALAMGMVDLSLLEQLPVLSVPKPLPWGKPLFDVGAIVTLLFAFMVSIIESVGDYHAISAIAEAPITGKNINRGIMSEGVACSIAGFLGACGTTSYSENIGLVALTKVASRRAVQAGGLILVALSIVPKFSGLLASIPAPVLGGLTVALYGMISVTGLRLIKERVELNDRNTLILATALIAGLGAPQLPAEFLAHFPRVVASVLESGMAVGALTAIILEGLLR, from the coding sequence ATGGGAAACGGAATGAAAGTTGGAATTGACGATAAGATTGAACCCAAGAAGGCCATCGCCTTTGGCCTCCAGCACGTTCTAGCAATGTTTGGAGCGACGGTCACCGTTCCCCTCGTTGTGGGAAGCGCGGTAGGGCTTTCAAGAAGCGAAATCGCGGCCCTTATACAGGCCGTTCTGCTCGCCATGGGTATCGCCACACTCCTCCAGACGACTGTGGGCTCGCGATACCCAATCGTGCAGGGTTCGAGCTTTGCCTTCATACCGGGCCTCATAAGCATAGGCTCCTCCGTGGGCATGGCGGCGGCGGAGGGGGCCCTCATAGTGGGGGGACTGGTGGAGGCGTTCACCGGGGCCTTCGGTATCATCGGAAAGGTGAGAAAACTGTTTTCGCCCCTGGTAACGGGAGTGACGATAACCTTAATCGGCTTCAGCCTCGCCGATGTTGCTGTCAAGTACTTCTTCAACTTCTACGCCGACCCGGGCGGAGCCAGCATACCCAAGGCGACGGTAGTGGCGCTCATAACCTTCGCCACGACGGTTTACACGGCCCTCCACGGAAGAGGAGCCCTCAAAGCAATGCCCGTCATAATAGGAGCCACAGTAGGCTACATAAGTGCCCTCGCCATGGGGATGGTTGACCTGTCCCTACTGGAACAGCTCCCCGTTTTGAGCGTCCCGAAGCCGCTCCCGTGGGGGAAGCCGCTCTTCGACGTGGGGGCCATAGTGACTCTCTTATTTGCCTTCATGGTGAGCATAATCGAGAGCGTTGGGGATTACCACGCGATATCGGCCATCGCGGAGGCCCCAATAACGGGGAAGAACATAAACCGGGGAATAATGAGCGAGGGAGTGGCGTGCTCCATAGCGGGCTTCCTCGGGGCGTGCGGAACGACGAGCTACTCGGAGAACATAGGGCTCGTGGCCCTCACAAAAGTGGCGAGCAGGCGCGCGGTACAGGCTGGGGGGCTTATACTCGTGGCCCTCTCCATCGTTCCCAAGTTCTCCGGGTTACTTGCATCCATTCCAGCGCCCGTCCTTGGAGGGTTAACGGTGGCGCTCTACGGAATGATAAGCGTGACGGGCCTAAGGCTAATAAAGGAGAGGGTGGAACTCAACGACAGGAACACCCTGATACTGGCCACGGCACTCATAGCGGGCCTCGGTGCTCCCCAGCTGCCGGCGGAGTTCCTCGCGCACTTTCCGCGGGTCGTGGCGAGCGTTCTTGAATCGGGAATGGCCGTTGGGGCCCTCACGGCCATAATACTTGAGGGACTGCTGAGGTGA
- a CDS encoding cation:proton antiporter yields MDATWLLFTLGVALIAGKLGDHLMERFELPGVLGEILMGMLLGNIVYFGIVSPEHLTLHSNETFEFLAKMGIIFLLFLGGLDTEVEMLKRTGAVATVSTVMGVFVPLILGWFGLRLMGYPNREAFAGGILLTATSIGITVRVMMDLGVLRSDVGAASLSASVMDDFLGIALVIFAVGSGSVLGLVSKMAVFFVITGIVAWYSIDRYVRFAEWLHVEKGVLGMVLALMFLFSALAQHWFDAAIEGAFMAGLVLSKLPEGKKLIDDVKAIAYGLVVPVFFVYTGAMLDLRVFGSVDALALAAVLTVVAVVGKVVGRGFGAVIMGWSMKKALQMGIGSIPRTEVALVDLMVAIHGGAIPQSDAQKFIAATLIFITVSVLITPPLLKWAFREDVEAMKRGKVEERKEGISKTKKRIINIKKPGKRRE; encoded by the coding sequence ATGGACGCAACATGGCTCCTCTTCACACTCGGAGTAGCGCTCATCGCGGGAAAGCTCGGAGACCACCTGATGGAGCGCTTTGAGCTCCCCGGTGTGCTCGGCGAGATACTCATGGGAATGCTCCTCGGGAACATAGTGTACTTCGGCATCGTCAGCCCCGAGCACCTGACCCTCCACTCCAACGAGACCTTCGAGTTTTTGGCGAAAATGGGCATAATCTTTCTCCTGTTCCTCGGGGGACTCGACACGGAGGTTGAGATGCTCAAGAGGACCGGGGCCGTGGCGACCGTTTCCACGGTCATGGGCGTTTTCGTTCCGTTGATCCTCGGCTGGTTCGGGCTCCGCCTCATGGGGTACCCCAACAGGGAGGCTTTCGCGGGTGGAATCCTTCTCACGGCAACGAGCATTGGAATAACCGTCCGCGTGATGATGGACCTCGGCGTTCTAAGGAGCGACGTTGGGGCCGCCTCTCTCAGCGCGAGCGTTATGGACGATTTCCTTGGGATAGCCCTCGTGATATTCGCCGTGGGCAGTGGGAGCGTTCTGGGTCTCGTGAGCAAGATGGCGGTCTTCTTCGTGATAACGGGAATCGTGGCGTGGTACAGCATAGACAGGTACGTCCGCTTTGCCGAATGGCTCCACGTCGAGAAAGGGGTCCTCGGGATGGTGCTGGCCCTGATGTTCCTCTTCTCCGCCCTCGCCCAGCACTGGTTCGACGCGGCCATTGAGGGAGCGTTCATGGCCGGCCTCGTCCTCTCAAAGCTCCCGGAGGGGAAAAAGTTAATTGACGACGTTAAGGCCATAGCCTACGGCCTGGTGGTTCCGGTTTTCTTCGTCTACACGGGTGCCATGCTCGACCTAAGGGTTTTCGGGAGCGTTGATGCCCTGGCCCTCGCGGCCGTCCTCACGGTGGTGGCAGTTGTTGGGAAGGTCGTTGGAAGGGGGTTCGGGGCAGTCATAATGGGATGGAGCATGAAGAAAGCGCTCCAGATGGGAATAGGTTCGATACCTAGGACCGAGGTGGCCCTCGTTGACCTCATGGTGGCTATACACGGAGGGGCAATCCCCCAGAGCGACGCCCAGAAGTTCATAGCGGCAACCCTCATCTTCATAACGGTCTCCGTCCTCATAACGCCGCCGCTCCTCAAGTGGGCATTCAGGGAGGACGTGGAGGCCATGAAGCGCGGAAAGGTCGAAGAGAGGAAGGAGGGAATCTCGAAGACCAAGAAGCGCATAATCAACATAAAGAAGCCCGGAAAGAGGAGGGAATGA
- a CDS encoding CBS domain-containing protein encodes MSDVERALQTFHSVKVGSIMPPISGMPVVSADSSIVDVLKLLRTRHHVWVVEDRKSMRLLGVIRYLDVMNILLPPEDTKARFGNISTLFKSILSGAETASDVMERNVMTIDEDATVLEALKRMKNYKSQILAVVDDEGRLVGEVSLRLLIDEFIRLMRLGGVQWTQHGSSSHSE; translated from the coding sequence ATGTCGGATGTGGAGAGGGCCCTCCAGACGTTTCATTCGGTAAAAGTCGGCAGCATAATGCCACCGATTTCGGGTATGCCCGTGGTCAGTGCCGATTCATCCATCGTGGACGTTCTCAAGCTCCTCAGAACGAGACATCACGTGTGGGTTGTCGAGGACAGAAAGAGCATGAGGCTCCTCGGGGTAATAAGGTACCTCGACGTTATGAACATCCTCTTACCGCCTGAGGACACCAAGGCGAGGTTCGGGAACATAAGCACTCTCTTCAAGTCCATACTCAGCGGGGCGGAGACGGCGAGCGACGTTATGGAGCGGAACGTCATGACGATAGACGAGGATGCCACCGTGCTGGAGGCCCTCAAGAGGATGAAGAACTACAAGAGCCAGATACTTGCGGTCGTTGACGACGAGGGGAGGCTCGTGGGGGAGGTCAGCCTCAGACTTCTGATAGACGAGTTCATTAGACTCATGAGACTGGGGGGAGTGCAATGGACGCAACATGGCTCCTCTTCACACTCGGAGTAG
- a CDS encoding electron transporter: MRRDAWALLAIVSLSFIISITALTLLGLKEWIMPFLGLSLSDSINPCTFVIYSMLLIALSVKEVSKTEIYRVGLAFVVAIYLSYYSLGVGLVVFSKSIPAWVAGALAIAFGAYTMVTGYLERSRIAGKGSVRRKIFSKDATVLGAFTLGVIVSFTLLPCSAGSYLIYAILISKVGSLTYLLLALYNLIFVLPLIVILFVMGGISESKSVSQRLVQRSRELSMLAGAALIGVGLWVLYAY; encoded by the coding sequence ATGAGGAGGGATGCGTGGGCACTGCTGGCCATAGTTTCACTTTCCTTCATCATAAGCATAACCGCCCTGACGCTCCTCGGACTGAAGGAATGGATAATGCCTTTTCTGGGCCTATCGCTCTCCGATTCAATAAACCCCTGCACCTTCGTGATATACTCCATGCTCCTCATAGCCCTGTCCGTGAAGGAGGTTTCCAAGACGGAAATCTACAGGGTCGGGCTGGCCTTCGTGGTGGCGATATACCTCTCCTACTACTCCCTTGGGGTGGGGCTTGTCGTCTTCTCGAAGTCCATACCCGCATGGGTGGCCGGCGCCCTTGCGATAGCCTTCGGAGCCTACACCATGGTTACGGGCTACCTTGAGCGCTCAAGGATAGCAGGGAAGGGCAGTGTGAGGCGCAAAATATTCAGCAAGGACGCCACCGTCCTCGGGGCATTCACCCTCGGCGTTATAGTGTCCTTCACACTCTTACCCTGCTCGGCAGGGAGTTACCTTATCTACGCCATACTCATATCCAAGGTCGGCTCCCTGACGTACCTTCTCCTGGCCCTGTACAACCTGATATTCGTCCTCCCCCTAATCGTCATCCTCTTCGTGATGGGGGGTATAAGCGAGAGCAAGAGCGTTTCACAGAGGCTCGTTCAGAGGAGCAGGGAACTCTCAATGCTCGCGGGAGCCGCGCTGATCGGTGTGGGCCTCTGGGTTCTCTACGCTTATTGA
- a CDS encoding glutaredoxin domain-containing protein — MRKLYGLVILLIVLSTLSHALAQGEIDPKKVHFYMYGAATCPHCKKMKEEIPKAFGADSLTYYELVNNDENSALFGEIYRLTGISGVPAIGIAYDGKLYAIIEGEFNVSATPEIIKEAQERNGMFLVTGGKVYLIPRNETEGAQTIAKLETLFIEHRSATGTTGTSPTTTSNTETTETTSTALPTTTGTNENKTCGPAFIGLLALLPLLMRRANH; from the coding sequence ATGAGAAAATTGTACGGCCTCGTGATCCTGCTGATAGTGCTCTCAACGCTCTCCCACGCGCTGGCACAGGGAGAGATAGACCCCAAGAAGGTGCACTTCTACATGTACGGAGCCGCCACGTGCCCCCACTGTAAAAAGATGAAGGAAGAGATACCCAAGGCCTTCGGGGCGGACAGCCTGACCTACTACGAGCTCGTCAACAACGACGAGAACTCAGCCCTGTTCGGGGAGATATACCGGCTTACGGGGATAAGTGGCGTCCCGGCAATAGGCATAGCCTACGACGGAAAGCTCTACGCTATCATAGAAGGGGAGTTCAATGTGTCGGCAACGCCCGAGATAATAAAAGAGGCGCAGGAGAGGAACGGCATGTTTCTCGTGACGGGGGGAAAGGTTTACCTCATACCCCGCAACGAGACGGAAGGTGCCCAGACCATAGCGAAGCTCGAAACGCTGTTCATAGAGCACAGGAGTGCCACGGGAACGACAGGCACTTCCCCGACAACGACATCCAACACAGAAACGACGGAAACAACGAGTACAGCACTTCCCACAACAACGGGAACAAATGAAAACAAAACCTGCGGGCCGGCCTTCATAGGCCTCCTCGCGCTGCTTCCGCTCCTCATGAGGAGGGCCAACCATTAG
- a CDS encoding DUF4870 domain-containing protein, translating into MEEIDETGGVKKTSLGLEENIEGALAYLLGPVTGIALLLLEKESKFVRFHAMQSTIIFLGIIVLQIILGIIPFLGWLLAVLLNLLGLVVWIVGMLKAYQGELYKFPIVGDIAEGQLEKL; encoded by the coding sequence GGAAATTGACGAAACCGGAGGGGTTAAGAAAACCTCCCTCGGTCTTGAGGAGAATATCGAGGGGGCACTGGCGTATCTCTTGGGCCCAGTGACGGGGATTGCATTGCTCTTGCTCGAGAAGGAGAGCAAATTCGTGCGCTTCCACGCCATGCAGTCCACCATAATATTCCTCGGAATCATAGTGCTTCAGATAATCCTCGGTATAATCCCCTTTTTGGGGTGGCTGCTGGCGGTGCTCCTCAACCTGCTTGGGCTGGTGGTCTGGATAGTTGGAATGCTCAAGGCCTACCAAGGGGAGCTTTACAAGTTCCCAATCGTTGGGGACATTGCGGAGGGCCAGCTCGAGAAGCTCTGA